A single genomic interval of Ramlibacter sp. harbors:
- the moeB gene encoding molybdopterin-synthase adenylyltransferase MoeB, whose protein sequence is MTDDQLLRYSRHILLDEIGIEGQQRILEARVLVIGAGGLGSPVALYLGSAGVGHITLVDDDEVDLTNLQRQVAHDMSRLGEPKAGSARAAIAAINPDVVVDAVVARADAALLDDLLPGVDLVLDCSDNFLTRQRVNAACVAHRKPLVSGAAIRFDGQVSVYDPRDPLSPCYACVFPADASFEETRCATLGVFAPLVGIMGAIQAAEALKLLVGTGEPLAGRLLMLDGRSMAFSEVRVPRQPGCPVCGHGGA, encoded by the coding sequence ATGACCGACGACCAACTGCTGCGCTACTCGCGCCATATCCTGCTGGACGAGATCGGAATCGAAGGCCAGCAGCGCATCCTGGAAGCGCGGGTGCTGGTGATCGGGGCCGGCGGGCTGGGCTCTCCCGTGGCGCTGTACCTGGGCAGCGCCGGGGTTGGCCACATCACGCTGGTGGACGATGACGAGGTGGACCTCACCAACCTGCAGCGCCAGGTCGCCCATGACATGTCCCGGCTCGGTGAACCCAAGGCCGGCTCGGCCAGGGCGGCGATTGCCGCCATCAACCCCGACGTGGTGGTCGACGCGGTGGTGGCGCGTGCCGACGCCGCACTGCTGGATGACCTGCTCCCCGGGGTCGATCTGGTGCTGGACTGCAGCGACAATTTTTTGACCCGCCAACGGGTCAATGCGGCCTGCGTGGCTCACCGCAAGCCCCTGGTGTCGGGTGCCGCCATCCGGTTCGACGGCCAGGTGTCGGTCTACGACCCCCGCGACCCGCTTTCTCCGTGCTATGCCTGCGTTTTTCCCGCGGATGCCTCTTTCGAGGAAACCCGCTGCGCAACCCTGGGCGTGTTCGCGCCACTGGTGGGCATCATGGGCGCGATCCAGGCCGCCGAGGCGCTCAAGCTGCTGGTGGGCACCGGGGAACCGCTGGCAGGCCGCCTGCTCATGCTCGACGGCCGCAGCATGGCATTCAGCGAAGTGCGCGTGCCGCGCCAGCCAGGCTGCCCGGTCTGCGGCCACGGCGGCGCCTGA